The nucleotide window GACATGTTTGACGCGGCGCTGATGCTCGGTGTCTGTGACAAGATCGTCCCCGGGTTGCTGATCGGGGCACTGTCCTTCGGCCACCTGCCGACGATCTTTGTTCCGGCCGGGCCGATGACCTCCGGGCTGCCGAATTCGGAGAAGTCCCGGATCCGGCAGGCGTACGCGGCCGGTGAGGTGGGCCGGGAGGAGTTGCTGGCCGCCGAGGCGGCCTCGTACCACTCCGCCGGCACCTGCACCTTCTACGGCACGGCTAACTCCAACCAGCTGCTGATGGAGGTGCTCGGGCTGCATCTGCCGGGCTCGAGTTTCGTCAACCCCGGTACGCCGTTGCGGGACGCGTTCACCGACGCGGCCGCGGCCAGGTCGGTGGCGATCAGCGGGCTCGCTCGACGAGGGGCAGACGGCTCAGCCGCCAACGAGTTCACTCCGATCGGCCGGGTGGTGGACGAGAAGTCGATCATGAACGCGGCGGTTGCGCTGCTGGCCACCGGCGGTTCCACCAACCACACCGTGCATCTGGTCGCCATCGCCCGCGCGGCCGGCATCACGCTGACCTGGGACGACCTGTCCGAGCTGTCCGAGATCGTGCCGCTGCTGGCCCGCGTCTACCCCAACGGCGCGGCCGACGTGAACCACTTCCACGCGGCCGGCGGGCTCGCGTTCACCATCGGCACGTTGCTCGACGCCGGACTGCTGCACGAGGACGTGCAGACCGTGGCCGGACCGGGGCTGCGCCGCTACACCCGCGAGGCTCGGCTGATCGACGGCCGGCTGGCCTATCTCGACGGCCCGGCCGAGAGCCACGATCGCGACGTGCTGCGCGGGGTGGACGATCCGTTCGCCGCCGACGGCGGATTGAAGATGCTGTCCGGCAACCTGGGTCGGGCCGTGATCAAGACGTCCGCGGTCGCCGACCGGCAGCGGACGATCACCGCACCGGCGCGAGTCTTCGACGATCAGGCGCAATTCCTGGCCGCGTTCGAGGCCGGCGAGCTGACCGGCGATCTGGTAGCCGCGATCCGATTCCAGGGACCGGCCGCCAACGGCATGCCCGAGTTGCACAAGCTCACCCCGCCGTTGGGCGTGCTGCAGGATCGCGGACAGCGGGTCGCGCTGGTCACCGACGGCCGGATGTCCGGCGCCTCCGGCAAGATCCCGGCGGCAATCCACCTGACCCCGGAGGCCTCGGCCGGCGGCGCCCTGGCGCGGCTGCGGGACGGCGACCTGGTCACCCTGAACTCGCTCACCGGGCGGCTCGAGGTGCACGTGTCGGACGACAAGCTCGCCGCCCGCACCCCGGCCGTGGCACCCGCTGCCGAGGTGTACGGCACCGGCCGCGAGCTGTTCGGCGCATTTCGTGCCCAGGTCGGCCCGGCCGACACCGGCGCCAGCGTCCTGTTCGCGAGCTCCGCCAGGGCGGATGCCACCGGAGGAGAGGTAAGAACGTCCGGCTGGATCGACTCAACCCCGGAATTTCAGCCCGTCCGGGCGATCCAGCCCGACGTTCTTGCCACTGTCCGGCCGGTCCCCGGGGCGGATGAACCCCGTCTCATAGGCCAGCACGATGGCTTGGATGCGGTCGCGAACCCCGAGCTTGGACAGTAGCCGCGCCACATGGGTCTTGACGGTCGCATCGCTGATCACCAATTCGCTGGCGATCTCGGCGTTGGACAGGCCACGCGCCAGCCTGGCCAGAACCTCGCGTTCACGATCGCTGAGCAGCCGCACCTTCTCCGGCAGCACCAGATCACCCGGCGGCGGTAGCCGGACGAACCGGTCGATCATCCGGCGGACGACTGTGGGAGCCAGCAGCGCGTCGCCGCGTGCCACAGCCCGGACCGCATCGACCAGTTGAGCCCGCGGGGCGTCCTTCACCAGATAGCCGCTGGCACCGGCCCGCAGCGCGGCATAGACATAATCGTCCAGGTCGAACGTGGTCAGGATCAGCACCCGGGCACCGCTGCCCGCGGCAGCCAACCGCTGGGTCGTCTCGATGCCGTCCAGAGCAGGCATCCGGATGTCCATCAGGACAACGTCGGGCTGCAGCGCGGAGACCAGGCGAAGACAGTCTCGGCCGTCCGTCGCCTCCCCCACCACGTCGATGTCGGGCTCGAAATCCAGGATCAGCCGGAACCCGGTCCGGACCAGCTCCTGATCGTCGACGATGAGCAGCCGGATCACAACGACTCCGCTCCCAGCGGCAGCCGGACGCTCACCCTGAATCCGTCGCCGTCTGGCCCGGACTCGAGTACGCCGCCGACCGCATGCGTCCGCTCGGTGATGCCGACCAGGCCGACGCCCGAGCCGAACGATCGGGCCGCGCCGGCGGGCGCACCGTTGACGACCTCGATCCGAAGCACCCGATCGACGATCTCCATCCGCAGATCGGCGACCGATCCCGGCGCGTGCCGGGCGACGTTGGTCAACGCCTCCTGGACGATCCGGTACGTCGCTCGGTCGATCGCCGGCGGCAACGGCTGCGATCGCAGCTCGACCCGGGATCTCAGCTGGATGCCCAGCAGCCGTGCGCTGTCGAGCAGCTGATCGAGCTGAGCCATCCCGACCGGCGGTCTTAAGCCGGATTCCGCGTCGTCGTCTCGCAGGTGATGCAACACGGTCCGGATCTCGCCCAGCGAGCGCCGTGCGCTGCCCGCGATCACGGTCAGCGGCTGCCGGGCCAACCCAGGATCGCGATCCAATGCGGCGCCGGCTGCTTCGGCCTGAACCGCGATCACGCTGAGGTTGTGCGCCACCGTGTCGTGCAACTCCCGGGCGATCTGCAACCGTTCCTCGGCGATGGCCAGCCGCACCAGTTGGGCGTGATCCTTCTCCACCGACCGGATCCGGTGCAGCCAGCGGCGACTGGATCGGCCGAGCAGCCACGTACCGCCGAACAGTACGGCGATGAAGACGTAGTCCACGCCGTTGTCGATCCGCTCCTGTGCCAGCAGCAGCGCCAACATGGCCAGCCCGATCAGGGCCGCGGTGCCCTCCTGATAGCCGGCGGCGACCGAATACATCACCAGAATCAGCACCACCAGTGACCAGAGCGATCCCGGCGACTGACTGAGCAACGCCTGCAGCAGGCCGGCGATACAGACCGCTGCCGCCGAGACGACCGGTGCCCGGGTCCGCCAGGCCAACGACCCGGTCATCACGACGGCGACCGGCAGGGTCAGCGCGAGCGGCCCCTCGTCGGGGTGACCAGTCAGCACGCTGATGACGGCGATCACGGTGAGCACGGCCGAGAGCGCCAGGTCGGAGCGCGGAAAT belongs to Microlunatus elymi and includes:
- a CDS encoding sensor histidine kinase, translating into MVGGRFGVWWTRRIGGFPRSDLALSAVLTVIAVISVLTGHPDEGPLALTLPVAVVMTGSLAWRTRAPVVSAAAVCIAGLLQALLSQSPGSLWSLVVLILVMYSVAAGYQEGTAALIGLAMLALLLAQERIDNGVDYVFIAVLFGGTWLLGRSSRRWLHRIRSVEKDHAQLVRLAIAEERLQIARELHDTVAHNLSVIAVQAEAAGAALDRDPGLARQPLTVIAGSARRSLGEIRTVLHHLRDDDAESGLRPPVGMAQLDQLLDSARLLGIQLRSRVELRSQPLPPAIDRATYRIVQEALTNVARHAPGSVADLRMEIVDRVLRIEVVNGAPAGAARSFGSGVGLVGITERTHAVGGVLESGPDGDGFRVSVRLPLGAESL
- a CDS encoding response regulator; amino-acid sequence: MIRLLIVDDQELVRTGFRLILDFEPDIDVVGEATDGRDCLRLVSALQPDVVLMDIRMPALDGIETTQRLAAAGSGARVLILTTFDLDDYVYAALRAGASGYLVKDAPRAQLVDAVRAVARGDALLAPTVVRRMIDRFVRLPPPGDLVLPEKVRLLSDREREVLARLARGLSNAEIASELVISDATVKTHVARLLSKLGVRDRIQAIVLAYETGFIRPGDRPDSGKNVGLDRPDGLKFRG